From Verrucomicrobiota bacterium, a single genomic window includes:
- a CDS encoding DUF1080 domain-containing protein has protein sequence MNFSIRIFSLVCLLAVTIQAAHNRTLIFSDDFEGRIEIGDSYVTTLAGTDAWVIKDGVLIGKQTNPGHGAVIRKELPFGDLDMEIDFRFSGGSRFNWVIDDKNEKSVHAGHICRLSISPNSLKISDDKTGGMNLEVRAQRQDEHLSEKKKQSLEDLLQKTSSSAKLALEKGQWYRLRVRIQGDLMEAYIDSKLVANLRSPGIAHPTKTKFGPTVNDATIDFDNLQVFEAAQ, from the coding sequence ATGAACTTTTCTATACGCATCTTTTCTCTTGTCTGCCTTTTGGCAGTAACCATTCAGGCTGCGCACAATCGCACGCTCATTTTCTCAGATGATTTCGAAGGTCGCATTGAAATCGGGGACTCTTACGTAACTACCCTGGCTGGAACGGATGCCTGGGTAATCAAAGACGGCGTTCTGATCGGTAAACAAACCAACCCAGGGCACGGAGCCGTAATCCGTAAGGAGCTCCCGTTTGGCGACCTTGATATGGAGATAGATTTCCGTTTTAGCGGAGGTTCGCGGTTCAACTGGGTCATCGACGACAAGAACGAGAAGTCTGTCCATGCCGGTCACATCTGCCGCCTTTCGATTTCGCCAAACAGTCTCAAGATTTCTGACGATAAAACTGGCGGGATGAATCTCGAAGTTAGGGCCCAGCGTCAGGATGAACATCTTTCAGAAAAAAAGAAGCAGTCTTTAGAAGATCTTCTGCAAAAAACTTCATCCTCTGCCAAACTCGCTTTGGAGAAAGGCCAATGGTATCGCCTGCGGGTACGGATCCAAGGCGATTTGATGGAAGCTTATATCGATTCCAAACTCGTTGCGAATTTGCGCTCCCCCGGCATCGCGCACCCAACCAAAACCAAATTCGGACCGACGGTTAACGACGCTACTATCGACTTCGACAATCTCCAGGTGTTTGAGGCAGCGCAATAA
- a CDS encoding DNA-binding protein, with product MKTFLLLICTLTLALPLFGQYSRTEITKPTDHDSKPNNESVPDVYAVSGNFERIVILRMKFKTDLLAGLQKGIETEGIKNGVILAGIGSVRGYHIHVVSNRNFPSKNYMMKDPTRDADIISMNGYIMDGRVHPHITLADEMESFGGHLEPETEVFTFAIITIGVFPDDMNLERLDDKTYR from the coding sequence ATGAAAACGTTTCTTCTACTCATCTGTACGTTGACTTTGGCCTTGCCTCTTTTCGGACAGTATTCACGCACCGAAATCACCAAGCCAACTGATCATGACAGCAAACCCAACAACGAATCCGTTCCAGATGTGTACGCCGTTTCTGGAAACTTTGAGAGGATTGTTATACTACGGATGAAGTTTAAGACCGACCTGCTTGCCGGACTGCAAAAAGGCATAGAAACAGAAGGGATCAAAAACGGTGTGATTCTGGCCGGGATCGGATCGGTTCGCGGGTACCATATTCATGTAGTCAGCAACCGTAACTTCCCTTCCAAAAATTACATGATGAAGGATCCGACCAGAGATGCCGATATCATCAGTATGAATGGATACATCATGGACGGCCGGGTGCATCCGCACATTACCCTGGCCGATGAGATGGAATCGTTCGGCGGCCATTTGGAACCGGAAACCGAAGTATTTACGTTCGCTATAATTACGATCGGAGTTTTCCCCGATGACATGAATCTCGAACGTCTCGACGATAAGACGTACCGATAG
- a CDS encoding EF-hand domain-containing protein, whose amino-acid sequence MRKSPIHICLVALVLFSTNFSAQQIAERFNQWDKNNDGRLTKDEVPEQARTRMDTNGDGEVTREEMDAFLTQRSGSRPNTERRAETNERRERPSSESRVETSQQTKRPALNLQQRQQFASLVKSIEQVDTSQVDDAWNDSERIQKTSEEAVDYRKRVLIHSGAEEFQPKGGPKHTNPLILCRLLLDPTDKEALAYLPVGIPERSNGDHFGKSSLSRIWCQFGSLLSPQVKADLLADVTAYENFFGGGTENHIAMRRTTGYLFGESFPDAIFHGGKTGREIVAEATDYMRTYGRAVYAHSMSEFLSTTYQSVNTAPWLNVVDFSKDDSARLMARAILDWMLVDLALNYNHGILTPPAVRENGFIEDHYQLAYPRTQTSWTAWLYFGGGLIPGIDKNTDAAFSDTKYKPLQPYGMAGILHAVSPFVPDPVIRNLGTKRLKTPFMTWQSRAASASELVRPGSANDSKSTFDPRLRSTYTHKNYSMGTGYFGEHVSMSLALAFAVSYKSKDEHNYVLAQHPYWYTDAIKGQEPEADRGQQRGQGTSRPQFDLDEDWMGVSPFCQSVHWENAVVQLYDIPTKDPYTNADWKTGGHMQSARLSNPVQSVFLYVPEAIDERIQLGNVFFFREGEGENEVYIAVRPLRAGATWTQTLKKGYVRLELPAEANLTGFALEMGDRAEFGSFQEFQKRITDCELDTSRLDDHKEVTYTSTRGDKLHIQHQSVPNRYNDWLPNSSINGATLDFAEWPICESPYVKSRDRVLDVNDGHAGFTIDWSGDLPEYSYYNLVNGTPVITRKEFIKAGKLVISPGS is encoded by the coding sequence GACGGAGAGGTTACTCGCGAAGAAATGGATGCCTTTCTCACGCAGAGAAGCGGCAGTCGTCCGAACACAGAACGTCGGGCAGAAACCAATGAGCGGAGGGAACGCCCAAGTTCAGAAAGTCGAGTTGAAACGAGTCAGCAGACCAAACGCCCCGCGTTAAACCTGCAACAGCGTCAACAGTTCGCGAGTCTTGTTAAATCGATAGAACAGGTGGACACATCTCAAGTGGACGATGCCTGGAATGATAGCGAACGGATTCAAAAAACTTCGGAGGAGGCGGTTGATTATCGCAAACGGGTGCTAATCCATTCCGGGGCCGAAGAATTCCAACCCAAGGGCGGACCAAAACATACGAATCCCCTGATTCTTTGCCGACTTCTCCTTGATCCCACGGACAAAGAGGCGTTAGCCTACCTGCCAGTTGGAATTCCAGAACGCTCGAATGGTGACCACTTTGGGAAAAGTTCGCTTTCACGGATCTGGTGCCAGTTTGGTTCGTTGCTTTCACCACAAGTAAAGGCTGACCTGCTAGCGGATGTTACGGCCTACGAAAACTTTTTCGGCGGAGGAACGGAAAACCATATAGCGATGCGACGAACCACCGGGTACCTTTTTGGTGAGTCATTTCCTGACGCTATTTTCCATGGCGGGAAAACAGGTCGGGAAATAGTGGCGGAAGCCACGGACTACATGCGCACCTACGGTAGGGCTGTTTATGCACACTCCATGTCTGAGTTTCTCTCAACCACTTACCAGAGTGTAAATACAGCACCCTGGTTGAACGTGGTTGATTTTTCAAAAGATGACAGCGCCCGACTCATGGCACGGGCCATACTTGACTGGATGCTGGTGGATCTGGCACTTAACTACAATCACGGCATTCTCACTCCACCGGCAGTACGTGAGAATGGATTCATTGAAGACCATTACCAGTTAGCCTATCCCCGTACCCAAACATCCTGGACGGCCTGGCTCTATTTTGGCGGTGGACTGATTCCGGGCATCGACAAAAACACCGACGCGGCATTTTCTGATACCAAATACAAACCCTTACAACCGTACGGGATGGCAGGCATCTTGCATGCGGTGTCACCTTTTGTGCCCGATCCGGTCATACGCAACTTGGGTACGAAGCGGCTTAAAACACCTTTCATGACCTGGCAATCTCGCGCGGCTTCCGCGTCGGAGTTGGTGAGACCAGGCTCTGCCAACGATAGCAAGTCGACATTTGATCCTCGTTTGCGCAGCACTTATACCCATAAAAACTACTCCATGGGCACAGGCTATTTCGGGGAACACGTGTCCATGTCCCTCGCTCTGGCTTTTGCCGTAAGTTACAAGTCCAAGGACGAACATAATTATGTGTTGGCCCAGCATCCATACTGGTACACGGATGCGATCAAGGGTCAGGAACCGGAGGCCGATCGGGGACAACAACGGGGACAAGGTACTTCCAGGCCGCAGTTCGATCTTGATGAAGACTGGATGGGCGTCAGTCCGTTTTGCCAATCCGTTCATTGGGAAAATGCAGTCGTACAGCTGTATGATATTCCGACCAAAGATCCTTATACAAACGCGGATTGGAAAACGGGCGGTCACATGCAAAGTGCGAGGCTTTCGAATCCCGTCCAATCGGTATTTCTATACGTACCCGAGGCCATCGATGAACGCATTCAGCTAGGCAACGTTTTCTTTTTCCGCGAAGGTGAAGGAGAGAACGAAGTTTACATAGCTGTCCGTCCATTACGCGCTGGAGCAACCTGGACCCAGACACTCAAGAAAGGTTATGTTCGCCTGGAGCTTCCCGCAGAGGCGAACTTAACCGGCTTCGCTTTGGAGATGGGAGATCGCGCCGAATTCGGATCGTTCCAAGAGTTTCAAAAACGCATCACAGACTGCGAACTCGATACTTCAAGGTTAGATGATCACAAGGAAGTCACCTACACTTCGACGCGGGGGGATAAACTCCATATTCAGCATCAATCCGTCCCTAATCGTTATAATGATTGGCTCCCCAACTCATCGATCAATGGAGCAACTCTTGATTTTGCCGAGTGGCCGATTTGCGAAAGTCCGTATGTTAAGAGCCGTGATCGCGTATTGGACGTCAACGATGGCCATGCCGGATTCACAATCGACTGGAGTGGTGATCTGCCGGAATACAGCTATTACAATCTGGTGAATGGCACGCCAGTGATCACGCGAAAGGAATTTATCAAAGCGGGTAAGCTTGTGATTTCTCCCGGCAGTTGA